A genome region from Christensenella minuta includes the following:
- a CDS encoding SDR family NAD(P)-dependent oxidoreductase: MEIAIVTGASSGMGKEFVKQLSDLGGLGQIWVAARREERLKELAREVSTPLRIFACDLTQPSGIEGIKAALAAENPNIRYLANCSGFAKFGDFDAVSEADSLSMIDLNVRALTQMTLAAIPYMESGGHILEIASTAAFQPLPDMNIYAATKAFVLSYSRALNRELGKRGVTVTAVCPGWTKTEFFDVARKNADAGAVRNFFFPSLPKNVVARAIRDAQKGRDLSVYGIFNKLHLFFAKILPAGSVMTLWGAMK, translated from the coding sequence TTGGAAATCGCAATCGTAACGGGCGCATCTTCCGGTATGGGAAAAGAATTTGTAAAACAGCTTTCCGATCTTGGCGGGCTCGGCCAGATATGGGTTGCCGCACGTCGTGAAGAACGTTTGAAAGAGCTTGCCAGGGAAGTTTCGACCCCCCTGCGCATTTTTGCATGCGATCTGACGCAGCCGTCCGGCATAGAAGGAATCAAGGCCGCACTTGCCGCGGAGAACCCCAACATCCGCTATCTCGCGAATTGTTCCGGCTTTGCCAAATTCGGAGATTTCGACGCGGTGAGCGAAGCGGATTCCCTCTCAATGATCGATCTTAACGTGCGCGCCCTGACACAGATGACCCTCGCTGCAATTCCTTATATGGAATCCGGCGGGCATATCCTTGAGATCGCCTCCACAGCTGCGTTCCAGCCCCTGCCGGACATGAATATTTACGCCGCAACAAAAGCATTCGTACTGAGCTATTCCCGCGCATTGAACCGCGAGCTCGGAAAGCGGGGAGTGACTGTGACGGCAGTATGCCCGGGCTGGACCAAAACGGAATTTTTCGACGTCGCCAGAAAAAATGCGGACGCGGGTGCGGTACGGAACTTCTTCTTTCCTTCCCTTCCCAAAAATGTCGTCGCGCGCGCGATCAGGGACGCACAAAAGGGCCGGGATCTTTCCGTATATGGAATTTTTAATAAACTGCATTTGTTTTTTGCCAAAATCCTCCCCGCAGGCTCGGTGATGACGCTGTGGGGGGCAATGAAATAG
- a CDS encoding sigma-54 interaction domain-containing protein translates to MKKRVPAYYEKGGATEILSDISRAKSILDVVIGGSYDGIYITDGSANTIMVNESYEIISGLKREDVLGKNMRDLVKDDIINVSGTLMAIESREPVTLEQEFQTGKRAVITSTPTLDESGEVVLVITNVRDVTELYELKDQLRQNEKLSAKNVSELEAMRRQIIGDGELVVHDPVMLSVMHMIDRVSRLDTTVLLTGETGTGKDRIASYIYRNSSRSEERFIKVNCGAIPAPLIESELFGYERGAFTGANREGKMGLFEVADKGTIFLDEVGELPLDMQVKLLRVLQEQEIERIGSNRPVKVDVRVIAATNRNLQDMLREKTFRADLYYRLNVFPVTIPPLRERKKDIIPLAERFLGELNRRYNMNKYLTSSGRDALLEYRWPGNVRELKNVVERAMVMSSTEDISAGNFFLHTPPAAGLPQEYGEVNLKAVTERLELDYIERAYGKTGNVRDAAKSLGMDAATFVRKRKKYREKYGMLHK, encoded by the coding sequence ATGAAAAAAAGGGTTCCCGCCTATTATGAAAAAGGCGGCGCAACGGAAATACTATCGGATATTTCCCGGGCCAAAAGTATTCTTGACGTGGTGATCGGCGGCTCGTACGATGGAATCTATATTACGGACGGCAGCGCGAACACGATCATGGTTAATGAATCCTACGAGATTATTTCCGGGCTGAAACGCGAGGATGTGCTGGGAAAAAATATGCGCGACCTCGTTAAAGACGATATTATCAATGTATCCGGCACCCTGATGGCGATCGAATCGCGCGAGCCCGTGACGCTGGAGCAGGAATTCCAGACGGGGAAACGTGCGGTCATCACCAGCACACCCACGCTCGACGAATCGGGCGAGGTCGTATTGGTGATTACCAATGTGCGCGACGTAACGGAGCTCTATGAGCTGAAAGACCAGTTGCGGCAGAACGAAAAACTGTCGGCAAAGAACGTATCCGAGCTGGAGGCCATGAGGCGGCAGATCATCGGCGATGGGGAGCTGGTGGTCCACGACCCGGTGATGCTGTCGGTGATGCATATGATCGACCGGGTGAGCAGACTTGATACGACGGTGCTCCTTACGGGGGAAACCGGAACGGGTAAAGACAGGATTGCTTCCTATATTTACCGGAACAGCAGCCGCAGCGAGGAACGGTTTATCAAAGTAAACTGCGGCGCGATTCCGGCGCCGCTGATCGAGAGCGAGTTGTTCGGCTATGAACGCGGCGCTTTTACGGGCGCGAACCGGGAAGGGAAAATGGGCCTCTTTGAAGTTGCGGACAAGGGCACGATTTTTCTCGACGAAGTGGGAGAACTTCCGCTCGATATGCAGGTCAAGCTTCTGCGCGTCCTGCAGGAACAGGAAATCGAGCGCATTGGGTCAAACAGGCCCGTTAAAGTGGATGTGCGTGTGATCGCTGCGACGAACCGGAACCTGCAGGATATGCTGCGGGAAAAAACCTTCCGTGCCGACCTTTATTACCGGCTCAACGTATTTCCTGTGACGATTCCTCCTTTGAGGGAGAGAAAGAAAGATATTATTCCACTTGCCGAACGCTTCCTGGGCGAGCTGAACCGCAGATACAATATGAATAAATACCTGACTTCGTCCGGACGCGACGCGCTGCTTGAGTACCGCTGGCCGGGAAATGTGCGTGAACTGAAAAACGTGGTGGAACGGGCGATGGTCATGAGCAGTACGGAAGATATTTCCGCTGGGAACTTTTTCCTGCATACGCCGCCTGCGGCAGGCCTGCCGCAGGAATATGGAGAGGTGAACCTCAAAGCGGTGACCGAGCGGCTTGAACTTGATTATATTGAGCGCGCCTATGGGAAGACGGGCAATGTGCGCGACGCGGCAAAAAGCCTCGGCATGGATGCGGCGACCTTTGTGCGCAAGCGGAAAAAATACCGGGAAAAATACGGGATGTTGCACAAATGA
- a CDS encoding SDR family NAD(P)-dependent oxidoreductase — translation MKALITGASSGIGRDIAYELAGRGCDLIISARREERLLALKEKIPANVRVITADLSKQEECLRLYEETRGEDVDILINNAGYGVFGAFDETVLSQEISMLDVNIFSVHILTKLFLKDFIQKDSGYILNVASSAGFMPGPLFASYYASKAYVLRLSQGIHEELRKAGRNVYIGALCPGPVDTEFNATAGVRFGMNGLSSEYVAKYAVRKMFGGKTVIVPGAVMKAAHFFSKLLPDSIVAKMAYGIQKGKQGK, via the coding sequence ATGAAAGCACTTATTACGGGCGCAAGCTCGGGGATCGGCCGGGATATCGCATATGAGCTCGCGGGCCGGGGCTGCGACCTGATTATCAGCGCGAGGCGCGAGGAACGCCTCCTTGCACTCAAAGAAAAAATCCCGGCGAATGTCCGCGTCATTACGGCAGATTTATCCAAACAGGAAGAATGCCTGCGCCTTTATGAGGAGACGCGCGGGGAGGATGTCGATATCCTAATCAATAATGCAGGCTACGGCGTCTTCGGTGCGTTCGATGAAACGGTTCTTTCGCAGGAGATCAGCATGCTCGACGTAAACATCTTTTCCGTGCACATCCTCACCAAGCTGTTCCTAAAAGATTTTATTCAAAAAGACAGCGGATATATCCTGAATGTCGCTTCTTCAGCCGGGTTTATGCCCGGGCCTTTGTTTGCATCCTACTACGCCTCCAAGGCGTACGTTCTGCGTCTCTCGCAGGGAATCCATGAGGAGCTTAGGAAAGCGGGCCGAAACGTGTATATTGGCGCCCTGTGCCCTGGCCCGGTGGACACGGAGTTCAACGCTACCGCAGGCGTGCGGTTCGGCATGAACGGGCTTTCTTCCGAATATGTCGCCAAATATGCCGTCAGAAAGATGTTCGGCGGAAAAACGGTGATCGTCCCCGGGGCAGTCATGAAAGCCGCTCATTTTTTCTCAAAGCTGCTGCCGGACAGCATTGTCGCGAAGATGGCATATGGTATCCAGAAAGGAAAGCAGGGAAAATAA
- a CDS encoding N-acetylmuramoyl-L-alanine amidase codes for MRKIWTVLICMILCTGIAACAARPEEATAGRSEAAREAPTASPTATPVPAQPSATMAAPTPDPTLKSGMESEEVRALQQRLGELGYLNIDEYTIKFGPATERAVRLFQRQNGLAEDGIAGIETLARIYAEEAKECTLPLSGVKIGLDPGHQRKGNPEQEAAAPGSPVTKNKVTSGADGKNTGTPEYQVNLDVALKLRDLLEENGAEVVMTHETADVDISNQERAKMMNGAGVDLVLRLHCDGVDDSSVRGAMMLVPAGEHAEGFEQQSRAAGEAIFAAYLAATGARDRGIIARDDQTGFNWSTVPVCNIEMGCLSNGDEEALLISNDYQNQCAQGLLNGIADYFAG; via the coding sequence ATGAGAAAAATCTGGACCGTATTGATTTGTATGATATTGTGCACGGGGATCGCGGCATGCGCGGCCCGGCCGGAGGAGGCTACGGCCGGACGGTCGGAAGCTGCACGGGAGGCCCCCACGGCTTCTCCCACGGCAACTCCCGTTCCGGCCCAGCCCTCTGCGACCATGGCTGCGCCCACGCCCGACCCGACGCTTAAAAGCGGGATGGAAAGCGAGGAGGTTAGAGCGCTGCAGCAGCGCCTCGGCGAGCTCGGGTATCTGAACATCGATGAATATACGATAAAATTTGGCCCGGCAACCGAACGTGCCGTGCGTCTTTTCCAACGGCAGAACGGGCTTGCGGAGGACGGTATAGCGGGAATAGAAACGCTGGCGCGTATCTACGCGGAGGAAGCAAAGGAATGTACCCTGCCGCTCTCCGGAGTGAAAATAGGACTCGATCCGGGACACCAAAGAAAAGGAAACCCGGAGCAGGAAGCTGCCGCTCCCGGTTCTCCGGTGACGAAAAATAAGGTGACCTCCGGTGCGGACGGCAAGAATACCGGCACTCCGGAATATCAGGTGAATCTTGATGTGGCATTGAAGCTGCGTGATTTGCTGGAGGAAAATGGTGCGGAAGTGGTGATGACCCATGAGACGGCGGATGTCGACATCTCGAACCAGGAGCGCGCCAAAATGATGAACGGCGCAGGCGTAGACCTCGTACTCAGGCTCCATTGCGACGGTGTGGACGATTCGTCGGTGCGCGGCGCAATGATGCTTGTGCCTGCCGGTGAACACGCGGAAGGGTTTGAGCAGCAAAGCCGGGCGGCGGGCGAGGCGATTTTCGCGGCCTATCTTGCAGCCACGGGCGCGCGCGACCGCGGGATCATCGCGCGGGACGACCAGACGGGTTTTAACTGGAGCACCGTCCCGGTATGCAATATTGAAATGGGGTGCCTGTCAAACGGAGACGAGGAGGCCCTGCTTATTTCAAACGATTATCAGAACCAGTGCGCACAGGGGCTTTTGAACGGTATCGCCGATTATTTTGCGGGCTGA
- a CDS encoding YebC/PmpR family DNA-binding transcriptional regulator — translation MSGHSKWSTIKNKKGKADAARGKVFTKIGRELAVAVKLGGPDPASNSRLRDVIAKAKANNMPNDNITRSIKKASGELGNINYEELTYEGYGIGGAAVIVETMTDNKNRTVGEVRHAFDKFGGSLGTNGSVSFMFDKKGVIVIDTEAGDEDTVMEAALEAGAEDFSAEDGAYEITTAPEDFSAVREALEGQGYEFLSAEIDMVPQTMTSLSEEQRKQFEKMLDMLEDNDDVQNVYHNADLPDEE, via the coding sequence ATGTCCGGACATTCCAAATGGTCAACGATTAAAAACAAGAAAGGCAAGGCCGACGCCGCGCGCGGCAAGGTTTTTACGAAAATAGGAAGAGAGCTGGCGGTAGCGGTTAAGCTGGGCGGGCCGGATCCTGCGAGCAATTCGCGCCTGCGTGACGTTATCGCGAAGGCAAAGGCAAACAATATGCCGAACGACAATATTACACGGTCGATTAAAAAAGCGTCGGGAGAGCTCGGTAACATCAATTATGAAGAATTGACCTACGAAGGCTATGGCATTGGCGGGGCCGCGGTAATTGTTGAGACAATGACGGATAATAAAAACAGGACGGTTGGCGAGGTGCGGCATGCATTCGATAAGTTCGGCGGCTCGCTTGGCACCAATGGAAGCGTATCTTTTATGTTTGATAAAAAGGGCGTGATCGTCATCGATACGGAAGCGGGCGATGAGGATACCGTGATGGAAGCGGCGCTCGAGGCGGGAGCGGAAGATTTTTCCGCTGAGGACGGCGCATACGAAATCACAACGGCGCCTGAAGATTTCTCGGCGGTGCGTGAGGCGCTGGAAGGGCAGGGATACGAATTCCTGTCTGCGGAGATCGATATGGTTCCGCAGACCATGACCTCTCTTTCGGAAGAGCAGCGAAAGCAATTTGAAAAGATGCTCGATATGCTCGAGGACAACGACGACGTGCAGAACGTTTACCATAATGCGGACTTGCCGGACGAAGAGTAG
- a CDS encoding transglycosylase domain-containing protein has product MAPKKEFQDKVKKLGGKAKDTMKSIGKKFGELGSKVKGFFALDKEEDQAKAPEAPKEPRKKPAPRTMPVRAASKSETKQSADREKTQSIDILSVPDGKKVKKSKPLPPKQQMKKPARPAKNPAEAPTEETVVFTDDMTRQFSPGMVKKASPPQGKKTVPKKELTQPVPVTGKRSIFKPREKKPNFALGVILTTIKMSFVAIIIAVAIVLGSVMGVANAYLGTTPELDVSKIENQSQNTKIYDSEGVELATYTGLENREWANLEEIPSDLQNAVIAVEDIRFYDHNGVDFRRLLGAFVSNLSSSKTEGGSTITQQLVKNELLTNERSYKRKLQEAYLAMELEKTYSKDEILEAYLNAIPLGGTVYGVKAAAKDYFGKELSELNLREMICIAAITQNPTKYSPRRATYTRPENLPGLVNRMNIIAERMYWNGKLTKEQYEDVVTPAEKYLAPSCLEQNEDGTWKLKEDTDMVLRDGYLDTWKAEMNILEESPANSLYPYPHFIEYMIYDVQNFMMDKEGLEHTTANRQRVDKALRSGGYKIYATIDTDMQQTVQDTLANWDDYPNMDPIIKTDADGNSYEVIQPQATAVVVENATGNLKAIIGSRTTPDKMKTFNRAYDGNKQVGSSAKPIAVYGPAFELGYGLTSYVPYIKQDINGWLGDDGLPTYPKWQGELSEGPITIEDAIVHSLNIAAAQTIMNYVTVPTSVEYLYKLGVSEASLEGTATGSGLAMGGSNITPIEMAGAYATIARGGEYKQPVSFTKVLDANGNVVIDTENDREIHEAFKPSTCYMLTEALEEAVKSGTGYEARLDNMTTAGKTGTNADNMGVYFAGYTPYYTSTLWIGNDENLKGMGGSSVHTSAPLWKAYMQQIHENLSDQAIMPGDASDYNLISTTVCKYSNKKPSSGACEPVTALMPADSPLLDQECDVCRYSTSEEIKMCGESHMRFVEGKCPEELAYNYTVSYRTFAEGSPYYGWRSGGGISVTTNEDGSIAEDPTQDCTIDHQALLPTVSPAPAVPTPSVPAVPDPDPVEPSPTVVPEGE; this is encoded by the coding sequence ATGGCTCCTAAAAAAGAGTTTCAGGATAAAGTAAAAAAATTGGGCGGCAAAGCCAAAGACACGATGAAATCCATCGGAAAAAAGTTCGGTGAACTTGGCTCGAAGGTAAAGGGCTTCTTTGCGCTTGACAAGGAGGAGGACCAGGCTAAAGCGCCGGAAGCGCCAAAAGAGCCGCGGAAAAAGCCTGCTCCTCGTACCATGCCCGTTCGTGCCGCGTCAAAATCGGAAACAAAACAATCCGCCGATAGGGAAAAAACTCAGTCGATTGATATTCTTTCCGTTCCTGACGGTAAAAAGGTTAAAAAGAGCAAACCCCTGCCGCCAAAACAGCAGATGAAAAAACCGGCGCGGCCCGCTAAAAATCCGGCGGAAGCTCCCACCGAGGAAACCGTCGTTTTTACGGATGATATGACGCGGCAATTTTCTCCCGGCATGGTAAAAAAGGCCTCGCCTCCGCAGGGTAAAAAAACGGTCCCTAAAAAGGAATTGACCCAGCCGGTCCCGGTTACGGGGAAGCGTTCGATTTTCAAGCCGCGCGAGAAAAAGCCGAATTTTGCTTTGGGCGTAATTCTTACCACGATCAAAATGTCTTTTGTCGCCATCATTATAGCCGTCGCCATCGTGCTGGGTTCCGTCATGGGCGTCGCGAACGCATATCTCGGGACAACGCCCGAGCTTGACGTTTCTAAAATAGAAAATCAGAGTCAGAACACAAAAATATACGATTCAGAGGGCGTCGAACTGGCAACCTATACCGGCCTTGAGAACCGGGAATGGGCTAATTTGGAAGAAATCCCGTCAGACCTGCAGAATGCGGTGATCGCCGTGGAGGACATTCGTTTCTACGACCATAACGGCGTCGATTTCCGCCGCCTTTTGGGCGCGTTCGTCTCGAACCTTTCCTCCAGTAAAACGGAAGGCGGCAGTACGATCACGCAGCAGCTGGTCAAGAACGAATTGCTGACCAATGAGCGCTCCTATAAACGCAAGCTCCAGGAGGCGTATCTCGCGATGGAGCTTGAAAAAACATACAGCAAAGACGAAATCCTTGAGGCGTACCTGAACGCGATTCCCCTTGGCGGGACGGTATACGGCGTTAAGGCCGCCGCAAAAGATTATTTTGGCAAAGAACTTTCCGAGCTTAATCTGCGCGAAATGATCTGTATTGCCGCCATTACGCAGAACCCCACGAAGTACAGTCCCCGGCGCGCGACATATACTAGGCCGGAAAACCTGCCCGGACTTGTGAACCGTATGAACATCATTGCCGAGCGGATGTATTGGAACGGAAAGCTGACAAAAGAACAATATGAAGATGTCGTGACCCCCGCCGAGAAATACCTTGCGCCTTCGTGCCTCGAGCAGAACGAAGACGGTACGTGGAAGCTGAAGGAAGATACGGACATGGTCCTTAGGGACGGTTACCTCGATACGTGGAAAGCGGAAATGAATATCCTTGAGGAGTCCCCCGCCAATTCCCTCTATCCTTATCCCCATTTTATTGAATATATGATCTATGACGTCCAAAACTTTATGATGGATAAGGAAGGGCTGGAGCATACGACGGCCAACCGCCAGAGGGTAGATAAAGCGCTGCGTTCGGGCGGGTATAAAATTTACGCGACGATCGATACGGATATGCAGCAAACGGTTCAGGATACACTTGCAAATTGGGACGATTATCCTAATATGGATCCTATTATCAAAACCGATGCGGACGGAAACTCTTATGAAGTAATCCAACCGCAGGCTACCGCTGTTGTGGTGGAGAACGCAACCGGGAATCTGAAGGCGATCATCGGTTCCCGTACGACACCAGACAAAATGAAAACCTTCAACCGCGCCTATGACGGGAATAAGCAGGTGGGATCGTCCGCAAAGCCTATTGCCGTATATGGCCCGGCATTCGAGCTTGGATATGGCCTCACTTCTTATGTGCCCTACATCAAGCAGGACATCAACGGATGGCTGGGAGACGATGGGCTGCCGACCTATCCGAAATGGCAGGGCGAATTGTCCGAAGGCCCTATTACAATCGAGGATGCGATCGTTCATTCGCTCAATATCGCTGCGGCGCAGACAATCATGAATTATGTTACCGTTCCAACATCCGTGGAGTACCTGTATAAGCTAGGTGTGTCCGAGGCCAGCCTCGAAGGGACGGCTACAGGCTCCGGCCTGGCGATGGGCGGCTCCAACATCACGCCTATCGAGATGGCGGGCGCATACGCGACTATTGCACGCGGCGGCGAGTATAAACAGCCCGTTTCTTTTACCAAGGTCCTCGATGCAAACGGCAATGTCGTGATTGATACGGAAAACGACCGCGAAATCCACGAAGCGTTTAAGCCGTCTACCTGCTACATGCTGACCGAGGCGCTTGAAGAAGCTGTGAAATCCGGTACAGGCTACGAAGCCCGCCTTGATAATATGACCACGGCAGGCAAGACGGGAACAAATGCGGATAATATGGGCGTATATTTTGCAGGCTATACGCCGTATTATACCTCTACTCTTTGGATTGGGAACGACGAAAACCTGAAAGGTATGGGCGGATCTTCTGTACATACAAGTGCGCCTTTGTGGAAGGCCTATATGCAGCAGATACATGAGAATTTGAGCGATCAGGCGATCATGCCGGGAGACGCATCGGATTATAACCTCATTTCCACTACAGTGTGCAAATACTCCAATAAAAAGCCGTCAAGCGGCGCTTGTGAGCCCGTCACCGCCCTGATGCCGGCCGACAGCCCGCTCCTTGACCAGGAATGCGATGTATGCCGTTATTCAACGAGTGAAGAGATCAAAATGTGCGGCGAATCACATATGCGTTTTGTCGAGGGCAAATGCCCGGAAGAATTGGCATATAATTATACAGTCAGCTACCGTACCTTTGCGGAAGGCTCTCCCTACTATGGGTGGCGTTCCGGCGGCGGGATTTCTGTAACAACCAATGAAGACGGGTCTATCGCAGAGGATCCGACGCAGGACTGCACGATAGACCATCAGGCTCTGCTTCCAACCGTATCACCGGCTCCTGCGGTGCCTACGCCTTCTGTCCCGGCAGTCCCGGATCCGGACCCGGTGGAACCTTCGCCCACGGTCGTGCCCGAAGGCGAATAA
- a CDS encoding LysR family transcriptional regulator, with the protein MNINLDYYKTFYYVARLGSITLAAEALCVSQPAVSQSIRQLEEALGCSLFFRTRSGVQMTPEGKALYFHVEKGYEQILLGEKRVEGMLDFEAGEVRIGASDMTLQFYLLPFLEEFHKKHPKIKISVTNSSTPVTVAALREGKIDLGVVGSPVEHYKDLSVREAAEIRDIFIAGDEFGALRGKTLSLKELADYPIVCLGRETSTRRYLDEFFYSHGAVLEPDFEVATSDLVAPFVERNMGIGIVVRFFAEESIRAGRTFEVRTKHSIPARSICIVSGSRGQISRAAQEFLNTLK; encoded by the coding sequence ATGAATATCAATCTGGATTATTATAAAACATTTTACTATGTGGCAAGACTCGGCAGTATTACGCTGGCGGCAGAGGCGCTCTGCGTTTCCCAGCCCGCTGTGAGCCAGTCGATCCGGCAGCTTGAAGAGGCGCTGGGGTGCAGCTTGTTTTTCCGCACGCGCAGCGGCGTGCAGATGACGCCGGAAGGCAAAGCGCTGTATTTCCATGTGGAAAAAGGATATGAGCAGATCCTGCTGGGGGAGAAAAGAGTGGAAGGCATGCTCGATTTTGAAGCGGGAGAGGTACGGATCGGGGCATCCGATATGACGCTCCAGTTTTACCTGCTGCCGTTTCTTGAAGAATTCCACAAAAAGCATCCGAAAATCAAGATCAGCGTGACAAACTCTTCCACTCCGGTAACGGTCGCGGCGCTGCGTGAAGGGAAGATCGACCTTGGCGTGGTGGGATCGCCGGTGGAACACTATAAAGACCTTTCCGTGCGCGAAGCCGCTGAGATACGGGATATCTTCATTGCCGGAGACGAATTCGGCGCGCTGAGGGGAAAAACGCTGTCTCTGAAGGAGCTTGCGGACTATCCGATCGTATGCCTTGGGCGCGAGACAAGTACAAGGCGCTATCTCGACGAATTCTTTTATTCGCACGGCGCGGTGCTCGAACCCGATTTCGAGGTCGCGACCTCCGACCTTGTCGCACCTTTTGTAGAACGCAATATGGGCATTGGGATCGTCGTCCGCTTTTTTGCGGAAGAAAGCATTCGTGCGGGACGGACCTTTGAGGTGCGGACGAAACATTCGATTCCTGCGCGCAGTATTTGCATCGTTTCGGGAAGCAGGGGACAAATATCGCGTGCGGCGCAGGAATTCCTGAATACATTAAAATAA
- a CDS encoding DMT family transporter: MKKGWMYIVISTILFSTMEIALKEIAGDFNPMQLTMTRFLAGGVFLIPFAVNTMKKRGVRIEVKDLRFFALLGFLGVAVSMTFYQLAITDTNASVVAVLFSCNPAFVMVFAALLLHEAVRRRNVAAIILEIIGIIVIINPFHVQIGVSGIVFTLLSVLTFALYGVLGKRKCAKYGGVAVTCMSFLFGAFELLAFAGISHIPAFAATMAGNGLGVFADIPFFTGYSMENIGFVLYIFIGITGAGFASYFTAMEKTSANSTSLIFFFKPVLATVLTFFILHEVIPCNMVAGIVLILAGSMANILPGLIESRKAKNRIGAGAGAET; the protein is encoded by the coding sequence GTGAAAAAGGGCTGGATGTATATCGTTATTTCGACCATTCTCTTCAGCACGATGGAGATTGCCCTCAAAGAGATTGCAGGGGATTTCAATCCTATGCAGCTTACCATGACACGTTTTCTGGCGGGGGGGGTATTCCTCATTCCTTTTGCAGTCAATACGATGAAAAAAAGAGGCGTTCGCATAGAAGTAAAAGACCTCCGCTTTTTTGCACTGCTCGGATTTCTTGGCGTCGCGGTCAGTATGACGTTCTACCAGCTTGCCATCACAGATACCAATGCATCGGTAGTTGCGGTTCTCTTTTCCTGTAATCCAGCATTTGTCATGGTGTTTGCCGCTCTGCTCCTGCACGAAGCGGTTCGCCGCCGCAATGTGGCCGCGATTATCCTCGAGATCATAGGCATTATCGTCATTATCAATCCATTCCATGTACAGATCGGCGTTTCGGGAATCGTATTTACTCTGCTGTCCGTCCTTACCTTTGCGCTTTACGGCGTACTTGGCAAACGGAAGTGCGCGAAATACGGCGGTGTTGCCGTCACCTGTATGAGCTTCCTGTTTGGCGCGTTTGAACTGCTGGCGTTTGCCGGCATAAGCCACATCCCGGCCTTTGCCGCCACTATGGCGGGAAACGGCCTTGGCGTATTCGCCGATATTCCTTTCTTCACGGGCTACAGCATGGAAAATATAGGCTTCGTACTGTATATTTTTATCGGCATCACGGGCGCGGGCTTTGCCTCCTATTTTACGGCGATGGAAAAAACCTCCGCGAACAGCACCTCGCTGATCTTCTTTTTCAAACCGGTGCTCGCTACGGTCCTTACGTTCTTTATCTTGCATGAGGTTATCCCCTGTAACATGGTGGCAGGCATCGTGCTGATCCTGGCTGGTTCTATGGCGAATATCCTGCCAGGGCTGATAGAAAGCCGCAAAGCCAAAAACAGAATCGGCGCTGGAGCGGGGGCGGAAACATAA
- a CDS encoding response regulator: protein METKQFRVVIVDDDPMVSYISREYLERDCRFAVAGEFADGREALHFLCGNTVDLVLLELRMPEYSGEELMKDLLKNDVPADVIPVTAERSGESLGHALRLGAADYLIKPFTYERFRQCLERYAQRAQIAAGLKAADQEAVDHLLHMPQAAVDAGGGREQHIMGCFRNAPERSFTVKEVAREAGLSDVTVRRYLKRLADAGRIMSGIDYNTGGHPRILYKLP from the coding sequence ATGGAAACAAAGCAATTCAGGGTCGTGATCGTAGACGACGATCCGATGGTATCATATATCAGCCGGGAATATTTGGAACGCGACTGCCGCTTTGCTGTGGCGGGCGAATTTGCAGACGGGCGCGAAGCGCTTCACTTTCTCTGCGGGAATACGGTGGACCTTGTGCTCCTCGAGCTCCGTATGCCCGAATATTCCGGGGAAGAGCTGATGAAGGACCTGCTTAAAAACGACGTCCCGGCGGATGTAATTCCGGTGACGGCAGAACGGAGCGGGGAAAGCCTCGGGCATGCGCTCCGCCTCGGCGCGGCGGATTACCTGATCAAGCCCTTTACCTATGAACGATTCCGCCAGTGCCTCGAGCGGTATGCGCAGCGCGCGCAGATCGCGGCGGGGCTTAAGGCCGCGGACCAGGAGGCGGTAGACCATTTGCTGCATATGCCGCAGGCCGCCGTGGATGCGGGCGGCGGACGGGAGCAGCATATTATGGGCTGCTTCCGGAATGCACCGGAACGCAGCTTCACCGTTAAGGAGGTCGCGCGGGAAGCCGGGCTTTCCGATGTTACTGTGCGGCGCTACCTCAAACGGCTCGCAGATGCCGGACGTATCATGAGCGGTATCGACTATAACACGGGAGGACATCCCCGTATCCTCTATAAATTACCGTAA